One genomic window of Manihot esculenta cultivar AM560-2 chromosome 16, M.esculenta_v8, whole genome shotgun sequence includes the following:
- the LOC110603819 gene encoding CBL-interacting serine/threonine-protein kinase 12, giving the protein MATKIHSNSNSNQSPLLGRYEIGKLLGHGTFAKVYHARNVKTSESVAIKVIDKEKILKGGLIAHIKREISILRRVRHPNIVQLFEVMATKAKIYFVMEYVRGGELFNKVAKGRLKEEVARKYFQQLISAVGFCHARGVFHRDLKPENLLLDENGDLKVSDFGLSAVSDQIRQDGLFHTFCGTPAYVAPEVLARKGYDAAKVDIWSCGVILFVLMAGYLPFHDQNVMVMYKKIYKGEFRCPRWFSPELIRLLSKLLDTNPETRITIPEIMENKWFKRGFKHIKFYIEDDKVFSVDVEGQQDDAGSSSDQSQCESEPEMETRRRITSLPRPASLNAFDIISFSPGFDLSGLFEEGGEGARFVSGAPVSKIISKLEEIAKVVSFTVRTKDYRVSLEGSREGIKGPLTIAAEIFELTPKLVVVEVKKKGGDKGEYEEFCNKELKPGLQKLMQEESETADAASSQLPTEPLQLPTEPLQLPTESLQIPTEPLPIDTTHLPSDTE; this is encoded by the coding sequence ATGGCAACCAAAATTCACAGCAATTCCAACAGTAACCAGTCTCCTCTGCTCGGTCGGTACGAGATCGGCAAACTTCTCGGCCATGGAACCTTCGCCAAGGTCTACCATGCCCGTAATGTTAAGACCAGCGAGAGCGTTGCCATCAAAGTTATTGACAAAGAGAAGATTCTTAAAGGCGGTCTTATTGCTCATATCAAGCGTGAAATCTCCATTCTCCGCCGTGTTCGCCACCCCAATATTGTTCAGCTTTTTGAGGTCATGGCCACCAAGGCCAAGATCTACTTCGTCATGGAATATGTCCGCGGTGGTGAATTGTTTAATAAGGTCGCTAAGGGAAGGTTAAAAGAGGAGGTGGCTCggaaatatttccagcaattgaTCTCTGCTGTCGGCTTTTGTCATGCCAGAGGCGTGTTTCATCGAGATCTCAAGCCGGAAAATCTCTTGCTTGATGAGAATGGTGACTTGAAAGTCTCTGATTTCGGCCTTAGTGCGGTCTCCGACCAGATTAGACAAGATGGTCTGTTTCATACTTTTTGTGGGACGCCGGCATACGTTGCGCCAGAAGTTCTGGCGAGAAAAGGGTATGATGCTGCGAAAGTGGATATCTGGTCTTGTGGGGTGATTTTGTTTGTGTTAATGGCTGGTTACTTGCCATTCCATGATCAGAATGTAATGGTCATGTACAAGAAGATCTACAAGGGTGAGTTCAGGTGTCCTAGATGGTTCTCTCCGGAGCTCATTAGACTCCTCTCAAAGCTTCTTGACACAAATCCTGAAACTCGAATCACGATCCCGGAGATAATGGAGAATAAGTGGTTCAAAAGGGGGTTCAAGCATATCAAATTTTACATTGAGGATGATAAAGTTTTCAGTGTTGACGTTGAGGGACAACAGGATGATGCGGGTTCATCCTCTGATCAATCACAGTGTGAATCAGAACCTGAAATGGAAACTCGAAGAAGGATTACTTCATTACCTAGACCTGCAAGTTTGAATGCGTTTGACATTATATCTTTCTCTCCTGGGTTTGATTTATCTGGATTGTTTGAAGAGGGTGGAGAGGGAGCAAGATTTGTTTCAGGGGCTCCTGTATCCAAGATTATATCAAAACTGGAGGAAATTGCTAAAGTTGTGAGCTTTACGGTGAGGACAAAGGATTACAGAGTAAGTTTAGAAGGGTCTAGAGAGGGAATCAAAGGTCCATTAACAATTGCAGCTGAGATATTTGAGTTAACTCCAAAATTAGTGGTGGTGGAGGTTAAGAAGAAAGGAGGAGATAAAGGGGAGTATGAGGAGTTCTGTAACAAGGAATTGAAACCTGGGTTGCAGAAGTTGATGCAGGAGGAATCTGAAACTGCTGATGCTGCTTCTTCACAATTACCTACTGAACCTTTACAATTACCTACTGAACCTTTACAATTACCTACTGAATCTTTACAAATACCCACTGAACCATTACCCATTGACACCACACACTTACCTTCGGATACCgaatag